TGCTGGAGTTCTACCGCGATCAGCGAATATCGTTGTAGGATAACAGCCGCAGCAACACACAAGCGTATATGAAGAAGAAGAAACTCCTTTTCTGGCTTATCGGCATACTGGCCGTTCTTATTATCATCGTGATGATCGTGAAGAGAGCGGGCAAGGATGATGGCATAAAAGTGTCCGTTGATAAGGCGGCAAAGAAGGACATCATAGAAGTGGTATCCGCCAGCGGAAAGATCTATCCTGAAATAGAAGTAAAAGTAAGCTCGGACGTTTCCGGCGAGATCACCGATCTTCTTGTGCTGGAAGGGGATTCCGTAAAAAAGGGGCAGATACTCGCCCGCATATACGCAGATATTTATGGCTCCATGCGGGACCGTGCAGCCGCCGCCGTCAGCCAGCAGGAAGCAGAGCTGGCCAACAGCACCGCTTCTGTCAATGCTTTCAAGGCCCGGCTGGACCAGGCAAAAGCTGCATACGACCGGAACAAGGAACTGCTGGACCAGAAGGTGATCTCCCGTTCAGAATTTGAAACCGCCGAAGCTACTTATAAATCTGCCTTATCCGACTACAATGCCGCCCTGCAAAGGATCAACAGCAGCAGGTTCGGGGTAGCCAGCGCACAGGCCAATCTTACCGAAGCCAACAAGAATCTTGGCCGTACGACCATCCAGGCGCCAATGAGCGGCACCGTGTCCCTCCTTTCCGTTAAAAAAGGGGAACGCGTGGTGGGAACCGCGCAGATGACCGGTACGGAAATGCTGCGCATAGCGGATATGAGCACCATGGAAGTGCAGGTGGATGTGGGCGAGAACGATATCCCGAAAGTGAAATTCGGCGATTCTGCTATCATTGAAGTGGACGCATACAATACCCGTAAATTCAAAGGCGTGGTCACCCAGATCGCCAGTTCCAGCAAGGGTGCAGCCACCTCTTCCGCCGCTACCACATCTGCGGAGCAGGTGACGAACTACATCGTGCATATCCGCATCCTTCCGGAATCGTATGCAGATCTGATGGACCCGGGCAGCAGGAGATTCCCCTTCAGGCCAGGCATGAGCGCCAGCGTGGATATTCAGACGCGTACAGAAAAACAGGTGCTCTCGATCCCCATCAACGCGGTAACCACCCGTTCGCTGTCCGATACCGCCAAAGTGAAGGAAGCCCAGCCCGCAGGTCCGCCGCCGCCATCTGCCGCCACCGGGGAGGAAAAAAGGGATTTCAGGGAAGTGGTGTTCGTTTTACAGGCCGACGGCACGGTAAAACTTGTGGAAGTGACCACCGGCATCCAGGATGATAACAATATCCAGATCACCTCCGGCCTGAAAGAAGGGGAAGAAGTGATCAGTGGCCCTTATACCGCTGTTTCCCGAACACTGGAAAACGGTAAAAAGGTAAATGTAGTACCCAAATCGCAACTCTTCGAAACCGCGAAATAAACCATGCATTTTTGCAGGAGAGCAGGCATATCTCGGGATGTGCCTGCTTTTTTATATGCGCCCTTTAAGGCATAGCCCGTCGATTTTTTTTACCTTGCAGGAAATTTAGAGCAGTTGAGTATGGTCAATCACATTGGAATTATTGGAAGCGGGAGCTGGGCAACAGCACTGGCAAAGATACTGACAGACAACAACCAGCATATTCACTGGTGGATCCGTAACCAGGATACCATCCGTCATATGCAGCAACGGCACCACAATAAACATCACCTCAATTCCGTCTATTTCGATACCCGGCTTTTGGAGCTTAACAGCAACCTTGAAGAAGTGGTTGCCGCGTGCGATACGCTCATCCTGGCCGTACCTTCCGCTTTTCTGCGGAGCGTGATGGAAACGCTCCCCGCAGATGCGCTGAAAGGCAAGAAGGTGGTATCTGCCATAAAAGGGCTTGTATCAGGCTCTAACCAGCTGATCAACGATTACCTGGCGGAGAGGTTCGATCTGCCGCTGGAGCAGTATTACACGATCACCGGACCCTGCCATGCGGAAGAAGTGGCGAATGAAAAGCTGTCTTACCTCACTTTCTCCGGCATAAAGGATGATGTGACCGAAGCTATTGCCGCATTATTCAATAACAGCTATCTGCAGACCATCGTCAATAAAGATGTGATGGGCGTGCAATTTGCCTCTGTGCTGAAGAATATCTATGCGATGGGAGCGGGTATTGCGCATGGGCTTGAGTATGGCGATAATTTCCAGAGCGTGTTCATCACCAATTGCTTCCGCGAGATGCAGGAGTTCCTGGAAAAATACGAACAGATACAGGCCGGTTCAGGCAAAGAACCTTCAATGCACAACTATAACGCCAGCGCTTATCTGGGAGATCTGCTGGTAACCTGCTACTCCCTGCACAGCCGCAACCGTACTTTCGGCAACATGATCGGCAAGGGATACAGCGTAAAGGCTACACA
This genomic stretch from Chitinophaga sp. XS-30 harbors:
- a CDS encoding efflux RND transporter periplasmic adaptor subunit — translated: MKKKKLLFWLIGILAVLIIIVMIVKRAGKDDGIKVSVDKAAKKDIIEVVSASGKIYPEIEVKVSSDVSGEITDLLVLEGDSVKKGQILARIYADIYGSMRDRAAAAVSQQEAELANSTASVNAFKARLDQAKAAYDRNKELLDQKVISRSEFETAEATYKSALSDYNAALQRINSSRFGVASAQANLTEANKNLGRTTIQAPMSGTVSLLSVKKGERVVGTAQMTGTEMLRIADMSTMEVQVDVGENDIPKVKFGDSAIIEVDAYNTRKFKGVVTQIASSSKGAATSSAATTSAEQVTNYIVHIRILPESYADLMDPGSRRFPFRPGMSASVDIQTRTEKQVLSIPINAVTTRSLSDTAKVKEAQPAGPPPPSAATGEEKRDFREVVFVLQADGTVKLVEVTTGIQDDNNIQITSGLKEGEEVISGPYTAVSRTLENGKKVNVVPKSQLFETAK
- a CDS encoding NAD(P)H-dependent glycerol-3-phosphate dehydrogenase; amino-acid sequence: MVNHIGIIGSGSWATALAKILTDNNQHIHWWIRNQDTIRHMQQRHHNKHHLNSVYFDTRLLELNSNLEEVVAACDTLILAVPSAFLRSVMETLPADALKGKKVVSAIKGLVSGSNQLINDYLAERFDLPLEQYYTITGPCHAEEVANEKLSYLTFSGIKDDVTEAIAALFNNSYLQTIVNKDVMGVQFASVLKNIYAMGAGIAHGLEYGDNFQSVFITNCFREMQEFLEKYEQIQAGSGKEPSMHNYNASAYLGDLLVTCYSLHSRNRTFGNMIGKGYSVKATQLEMNMVAEGYYASRCIFEINKEIGAYMPVAQKVYAILWENLHPEEAYMELEKGFI